Proteins encoded together in one Canis lupus familiaris isolate Mischka breed German Shepherd chromosome 25, alternate assembly UU_Cfam_GSD_1.0, whole genome shotgun sequence window:
- the N4BP2L2 gene encoding NEDD4-binding protein 2-like 2 isoform X5, whose amino-acid sequence MWKWRNKHGVSRKKIAQMLDRYEYEMSISIVMNSVEPPHKSTQRPPPSQGRQRERDLKKTGHRLSKTKQKRNRKRNKKQNSHSKIMGENSFEILSYHIPGDQDPSQSEEEDLEDTKRESVHDFTDELGDELRDLVNGHKDEVWKSINPEESFPNVTSEIELDNAPENYLSKENNDLFLNMSLMSNENSVTCLTVTQDLSCVASDDYTKIGKHTGNGQPMASDIQGGSTDISCLSMQKREKVDKRLPNETILCHQYGSRTLEKDLRKKQGINATENNYWAFFPNNLSDEELWMGSERQPCLGSWPEGPHKFICEQRPKKDRWQKLVSPDSRGQLITLISACEETSVSRSCPETLIEEKLLIENEDLSPPTENTDSFIETETSIIRICLPKLDIPKSDLHSTKNKKRREKRIFNLAPNFNLLEQRYISVKERGSCGLSTESKGLEIILEEEKDRISEINHKKENTRKLMTLNHYHHPSWFYFDIIKDLPLNVGRQSYSYYLPFNRLRHSVYFYKNPIPSLVLQYTASFQMVSFTSKKSFLTFKSQTRVDNQLSDRGFSSSEILSSQPDPFYSFRVTSDLHFLSESFDKRLKTWEEPKPLQFLQTEDDQDLTSTGFDSLELQLSQVFAFQLVKLFGSPGVPMESLMPDDCVVSLDWKTLKMIYSQWKTSLEKRQKKIG is encoded by the exons agaaagagatttGAAGAAAACTGGGCACAGGCTCAGCAAAACcaaacagaagagaaacagaaaaagaaataaaaagcagaacagTCATAGTAAAATCATGGGAGAAAACTCATTTGAAATCTTAAGTTACCATATACCAGGGGATCAGGACCCATCCCAGAGTGAAGAGGAAGACCTGGAAGACACCAAAAGAGAATCGGTGCATGACTTCACTGATGAACTGGGAGATGAACTAAGAGATTTAGTAAATGGCCACAAAGATGAAGTGTGGAAAAGCATAAATCCTGAAGAGAGTTTTCCAAATGTTACATCTGAAATTGAGCTGGACAATGCACCAGAAAATTACCTCTCTAAAGAAAACAATGATTTGTTTCTAAATATGTCACTGATGTCAAATGAAAACTCTGTTACTTGCCTGACAGTGACTCAGGATCTTTCCTGCGTAGCAAGTGATGACTACACGAAGATAGGAAAGCATACTGGAAATGGGCAACCCATGGCATCAGACATCCAGGGTGGATCCACTGACATCTCCTGCTTATCTatgcagaagagagagaaggtagaTAAAAGACTCCCAAATGAAACAATTCTTTGCCATCAGTATGGGTCCAGAACCTTAGAgaaagatttaagaaagaaacaaggaataaATGCAACTGAAAACAACTATTGGGCTTTTTTTCCAAACAATCTATCTGATGAAGAATTATGGATGGGCTCTGAGAGACAACCCTGTTTAGGGAGCTGGCCTGAGGGACCTCATAAGTTTATATGTGAACAAAGACCAAAGAAAGATAGATGGCAAAAGCTGGTCTCTCCGGACAGCAGGGGACAATTGATTACATTGATCTCTGCTTGTGAAGAAACTTCAGTATCAAGGAGCTGTCCAGAAACATTGATAGAGGAGAAACTATTGATAGAAAATGAAGATTTGTCACCTCCAACTGAGAATACAGATTCATTCATAGAAACTGAAACAAGTATCATTAGAATCTGCTTGCCTAAACTGGATATCCCAAAGAGTGACTTACACTcaacaaagaataagaaaaggagagagaaaaggattttCAATTTGGCACCAAACTTTAACTTACTGGAACAGAGATATATCAGTGTAAAAGAAAGAGGGTCATGTGGCTTGTCAACAGAAAGCAAAGGACTAGAAAttattttggaagaagaaaaagatagaatttcagaaataaatcataaaaaggaGAATACACGAAAACTTATGACCTTGAATCATTATCATCATCCATCGTGGTTTTACTTTGATATTATCAAAGATCTTCCTCTAAATGTTGGTAGACAATCTTATTCTTATTACCTGCCATTTAATAGACTAAGGCACTctgtatatttttacaaaaacccTATTCCTTCTCTTGTGCTACAATATACAGCTAGCTTTCAGATGGTATCTTTTACAAGCAAGAAATCATTTTTGACTTTCAAATCTCAGACAAGAGTAGATAACCAACTAAGTGACCGAGGATTTAGTTCTTCAGAAATTTTAAGTAGCCAACCTGATCCTTTCTACTCTTTTAGGGTCACTTCTGATCTTCACTTTTTAAGTGAAAGTTTCGACAAAAGGCTGAAGACGTGGGAAGAACCTAAGCCCTTACAGTTCTTGCAAACTGAGGATGACCAAGATTTAACAAGCACTGGCTTTGATTCCCTTGAGCTGCAATTATCACAAGTGTTTGCCTTTCAACTAGTAAAGCTTTTTGGATCCCCCGGAGTTCCAATgg aatCTTTGATGCCTGATGACTGTGTGGTTTCCCTTGACTGGAAGACACTGAAGATGATCTATTCGCAATGGAAGACTTCACTAGAG aaaagacagaagaagattggttaa